Part of the Rhizoctonia solani chromosome 2, complete sequence genome is shown below.
CTGTCTTCCTCATTTCCGCTCATCCCATCGTCGCTTGATGCGATAGAGCCCATGGAGCCCATAGAATCAAGGCGGCCTAGGACCATCCGATGGCTCTCGCGACCCGCGAAGTCTAGATCAGAGGTAGACATGTCCATATCACTCATGTCGCTGAAAGAATAAATCGAGTTCCGATTGCTTACTGCACTAGCGAACGAATCGCTCCGATTAGGGCTTGCGGGGCTTGCGGGACTCACAGGACTCGCAGGGCTCGCAGGATTTGGAGACGCAGGACTTGAATCTGAAGGAGAGATGGGATTGGTGCCACCAGGGAATGTGACCTTGGAGGTCAGGGTGGACAAGAGTGTGTTGGGGGCCATGGCAGCCTTGGCCGACCCGCTAGTCGAGGTCCGAGGACGGGGGCGGGGCTTCACCCCCGTAGGACTTGCGATCTGCGGACCCTCCACGGTAGGTGGAAAGGATGTGTTGCGCCTGGTTGCTTGGTCGATTGTGAGCTCCTCGGCCAGAGCACGGGTCGGCGGCGGGCTTGCGATGCGAGTTGGTGGTGGGCTTGCAGCACGGCGGCCGTTTGGCGGGGAGCCAGGAGAACCGTTCGAGTCAATAGTAGCTTTACGGGAGAGAACGGAAGGGGACATCACCGCTGCTTGCGGTACCTGTGGACTATGCGATCCCCTTACGCTACCCTGGTATTGCGGCGAAACAGTTCCTTGCGAGCCCTGGCGCGAAGGTGGGAGTGGCATTGGTGGAGGGCTCGTGGCCCCGCCCCTGGGAGGGTTGATAAAAGTTGACTTCCTGGCTGGAGAAGACGAACGCTCAGACCCATTGTTAACGTTAGCCAGCGTAGATTGGCGCGAGACTGGTCGAGGGGCAACAATGCTACCACGACGGGGCATGCCAAACGTTGGCGAAGTCGGGCGGGAGTTTGCCCCGGTGTCGCTCAAGGGAGATTCAGATCGGAAAACATTGGGAGACGCCGCACGGCTGATCCCCAGAGGTGAGGTCGGGCGCGATATTGGGGATGTAGGGCGTGGAATACCCGAAACTGGCGACACAGGGGAGCGCTCAGAATTATTGGAACGAAGCAACGATCCAGCTAGTCTGTTCAATGCATTCTCTGCACGAAGGCTCGCTTGAGCACGAATATTGGCCTTATCATCGACGGGGGAAACAACAGCGACAGTTGCGGGAGCAGGGCTTGTCGTCACGCCTGCGACGGCAGATGTGCTACCCGTTGCGCGACGCATGACACGGGGACGCAGAGATTTAGGCGACAAGGGTGCGACGGGTTCTTCGCGTGGAGTTTTGGATATAGATGGGAACGCAGCCTTAGACGAGCCTTCCGACTCGGGTTCTTCACTGGCCTCGGGCTCTTCAATGGTCTCTGGCTCCTCGACCACCTTGGGTTTCTCGATAACCGGCTCCTCAATAATCTTGGACTCTTCGACAACCCTGAGCGCCTCAAAGACTTTGGGCTCCTCGGTGGCTTTGGGCTCTTCGGTAGCCTTGACTTCTTCAACAACTTGGATATCCTCGGCAACCTTCGTGCTTTCAGTAACCTCTCGGTCCTCAACCTTGGGCTCTTCGATGACAGCCTTGGGTTCTTCAACTGGCTTAGGTTCTTCAGTCGGCCGGTCTTCAACAAGTGGTGTGGGAGCTTCGGGTTTCGCTCCATCCGCTACGATGACGGGCTGTTGCGGTTCAACCACAGATTGAGTCGTGGCGGCCACCTCGGCAACTGAAATCTTAGTCGTCGCAGGCTCGATGGGTACTATGACACATTTCGGTCAAAGCGTAAAGATCATAGTCGAAGCACCTACCTGGTGGGTTGGTCCCAATTTCTTCAACAGCCTTGTAAGAGCTCTCAACGGGAGCCTGCGGCACATTCTCAACAGGCTTGTCCTCTGCGTCGGATACAACAACGAATTCGGATGTGGGCGAATCGATCTCGGTCTTGGACGATTCGATAGACAGTTCAACGGTCGACTCGACAGTCGACTCGGTTGGGCTAGTCGCGTCTTCGACAAATTTGGCGTGGTCTTCGACCGCCTTGGCAGCCTCCTCCACGGTGCTTCGTGTCTTTTCGGTATCGCTCCTAGTGGGCGGCTCGCGGGGAGCAAAGCTCTCGTTGGAAGTAACGTTCATAAGATCGACGACGTTTGGTACGTCAGTGGTCGATTCTGCATGAAAGGATTCGACGGGGTCGACGGCCGAAGCCTTGAGGTCTGCAGCCTCTGTCGGAGGGGTGGCTGGAGGAGAAATCGGACGTTCAAAGTCGTGCTTGATCACCGGCACTATGGTCGAGATAGTTTTGGTGCCGGCCAGCTCATCTTGGCTGGTCGTCGTTGTGTTGTCGTCGGACGTGGTATGAACTGGCTCACGTTCATCAGAACTGCCAGCTTGAGGTTCGTCCTCGATCTCGGGAATTTGATCACGGGCGGGCATGGCTGAAATAAATGGAATTATGTCAGCACACTGATCGTGGCTATTCAAGGGTTAATGTGGCAATTACCTTCTTTTGTCGCTAATTCGCCTTCACCAGGGATCTCTTGTACTTCGTCCATGTTGAGTCCAATATCTCCCGCAGGTCTGATGATTGGCTCGACATCGACCGGAGAAGGTTTGGGAGTGGCGGCCTTGGGGGTCTTGCGACCTTTGAAGGATCGGATGGAGTTCCTTACCCAGACGAAGATCATGACCCAGTAGAGTGCAATGATGCAGACGACGGAAATTGCAGTGATTATTCCGTTCTTGAAGCCGCTCACATAGGTACTCTTCTCGAGTAATATTTTGGCATGGTCGATCATCTGAGCAAGACGCGAACCGGTCGTTTCTTGCTTGGTTGAGTCAGTGCTCGACATGACGGAACCGCTGATCTATCGCAATTAGTGAGTATACCAGAGCCACAGTGATCACACGACTGCTGTAATTACCGCTGTTGGGAAAATAACAAACGGATAAGAGAGTTGATTCCCTATGCCCTATGCGTACGAAGACGAGTACCAGCGCTCAAGACTGGTCGTGAGGAGTGTATTGATATTCATCCCTGTGATCAGTTGGCACTTATATATTTGTGAGCTATAATTTTAGTTGCATCATGGCACGCACTCTAGCAATGTGGTCGAAGGGTTTGCTCGTTGCGTCCTCGAGGCCGGCTGGTGGCGGTGTCTGTCTCCCAAATACCTGGGTCCGGAAGACCCAATGCACGTATCGTTGCAGCATCACTTCAAAAGCTGAACTGATTCTGGGGGATACGCGAGGCGTAGCCCGTGGTTATTAAGAAGTTGGTCCGCGTGCATCGTGCCTACCGCTGGTTCCTCGGGCTCGTCCGTTTTCTACCAGACAGTGCGTCAATTCACATATTTGGCCTCTGCCTTCGAGCTCAAGGCTATGCAATCGTTAAAGATTGTGGGCCAAAATACATTCGATCTAGCACGTTTCTGATACTGCACCTTTGGAGCCCCTCGCGTCTCTTCAAGTGCTGTAAACCTACTGGGAAGGACGCGGGATCCCGAGCTGCGATCCCCCCTGCGATCCCCCGCATACAACCCATGTTTGTGTCCATCGGAATGTTTTGAGTTGAATTTGAGATAAACAAATAGACTGTCATTTCATGGGCATCGAAGGGCAGGTTTGAGGGGTTGAGACATGGCTCGAACGGGATTTGACACATGCACGTTCGAGATGTATACTCATTGAAAGGAAACTTCTCGTACACAAAAATTTCTTGCTCCAACTAAATTGGTATGGCACGAGGCTCGAGCTCCGATACCGACGCTCAAGTGACTTTTCGTGAGGGCGTTCCAGACTACCGCCCCGAGACCAACCTACTCAAATAGTATAGATATCAATTCACGGATTTTTCAACATCTTCGTATTTCTGACTTCATGTCGATCGGCACTCACCGAGTCTCTCGAAAACCTAGATGCCACGTCGATCGTAACTAGGCATAACCCGGTACTCACGGAGTTTTAGAAGAGTAGTCAATCATCTGTCAGAATACCCAATAAGTTACATATCGAGATTAGCTAGCTTGAATCGCGTTAGACGGTAAATGACGTTCATTACACCCCTAAAACGCATCCACAATACAGTTGACGTCAGAGAGCTCTAGAACAAGAAATAAACCTCGGGCTCAAAGATCCTAAACTTCCTGCTGGACTTCATAGGCCATTATGTCTCGACCTAATACAGCCAAAATCAGTGCACGAGGCATCAAGGTACGATCCATCTAGAGAAGTCCAAAAGATGTAAATTCTCGACGTCACTTGGGCGGTATGATGATCTTAGACCATCTGAAGATCACTCGAGTGATTAACGTCGACTctgagaccttcctcttGTCCTCCCTCGTAGTTTGGGCCTCGCTGTGTACCCCACTGACATGCAGTTCGGCTTAGCCTAACTAGTTTCATGTTTGAATTCAGTCGTTTGTTTTTATATACGTGTCTCAATCGAGGCGAAGAGCGACACACTGTGGCGGGAGCGTGAGGTTCAAGGTGAGGTTCAGGGATAACTCAAGCAAACACGCCTATTACACGTGGAGATCACGTGGTTTGAGCCGCGTTAGGCCAATAATGTGTTCCCGAAACCAATTACTGTCCCCATTAATTTAATAAACTTGATTGATCTAATCAGACCCGCCTAAGCTCTTTGACATGACCGGCTCGTCTCCAGAAGCTTTTGGCAATGGTTCACCTTACGAATGGCTTGGTTATTGAGTAGAAATATGACCCATCTTTGGTTACATATCATGCAGTTGGGGTTTGATATAATCCTTTTCCGTTAGAGCCACATATTGTGAGAATTGTTCTATGTTTGTACCAGTGTCCTAGTGCTGGCATGAGAATACCTGAGTAGCTTTATCGCGGAACTGACATCCTATCAGCCTACAACTAGCAAGTCGGATAAGCTTCCCGACGATCCGATTCAGAAAATTTAGGATCGTGAAAGCGCCGGCGTTGCGGAATTTAACCTTCACTTGTTTCCCGATACGTCTTTTGGACTGAATATTTCTTATACCCATCTGGACATGGCGTCTGTAAGCGCTCTGATCGAGATCGGAGAAACTGCGTTATCAGACCGTGAATTCACGCGCACGTTGGTCGGCCCGTGTCTCCAGATTTTCTCCATGAACTTGAAGTTTCAAGGTAGATCCCCCGCAATGACGTATCATACAACAATACATAAAGGTTAACATCTTTTTCAAGTTCAAGTTATTCTAATAGAATTATCTATCCTAATGAGTTCTCCGTGTGAACTCGGTGGGTTGCACCGGTTGATTCGATGGACGCGCAACGCGGCACCTGTTCGGACCAATATGCGCACAACTTCTTGAACAAACCAAAAATCCGACACCCGTAACCCATGGGAAAATGAAAGGAActtgaacaaaaaaaaaaaaatagatGCCCGAAGAAGGCTAAGCTTAAGGGGATCATCAGTCCATGTACGCCGACGCGCTATGAACCAAACTCTTTCCTTTCCTCAAGAATAAGTGTAGTGATCAGTTTATGCGACTAAATCTCAATCTAAGCCTATCATTCACTGAAATGAACGTATGTACCCAAACCTAATGGGGATTGAAGTAAGGAATCGGACTAAACATATCTTCCTCTAGAGCTAGTTATAGGGGAGTCCTTCGCTCTTACACATGTACAAATGTGAAAGGGCAACTCGATCTGAAATTTGCTCACTCAGTCACCATATGGTTCCGATTTGTGGGCAgtcttccttttcttccaacaTTTTCCCATTGATACACACCGTAGTCGGATGATCCACTAAATTCACTCGTTGGGTACCCAGTTACTGATTCGTACTATAAAGCGAATCctctcttttctttcttccttTTACTACCCGACTGTCAAGGTGAACCCCCAAAATGCAGAAATCCGCACGACGTCCAAATTTTGCCGAGCATCCTTACCTGAAAGCAGAGTCCGCGGATTGACTGCATACAGGGATGGGCTGAGGATGCGGGCTCATGGAAATGACGGTTGGACTTTGCTAGCACCCTGCGTTTAAGGCGCGACTTTTGGTGTCCGGAAAATCCAAACTTTTAAGTTTCACTATGTATCTTCCGATTCCATTACTATACACTGATGTCTTTTAGAATTTGAACTATTGATTTAGCTGGATTTGACAATGGGATCGATGCATTCAATCATAGTGATCTATAAGCCGTATAGGCTCCAGCACTTGATCCGCCTGGCCTGTTTATCTGCTGATATCCTATCCGTTGATTGAATCGAGCCCGTTGTAATCGAAGAGACTTGTGCAGACCACGAACACTCATTCAATCCAATCGATTCCAAGTTCTGGAAATTCTCATTTTAAATGCAAACAGGGGAATGGAGCTTGCGCAACAATATCATTTGAAAACTCAACACACGTAGACAGGGAATACGTTGCCGAGGTAGTTCATATATATACCGATAGTATGACCAACCAGCGAGGAGATTGAATCAACTCCAAGATCCTCTTGCTTTTCTGGGGAAGACAATGGGGGTGGAATCATATAGACTAGAGCCCAGGAGTATATTCTTGTTGGCAGTATTACAGTGCCTCTCACAAGGTATCGACTTTCATGTACGACCATAGCTGAGGGTGATCTTATGCTAAttcaaacaaaaacaaaggGGTTTTGCTTCCAATGGCAGTATCGTCTTTTAAGGCATCTTCAGTGGATGATAAACCACGGTGGTTTAAAGTATATGTCCTAGGTATCAATACGCTTGGTTTGGTCCAAACCACATTGGCTATTGTTCAGGGATTTACTACTTTTGggtccccacccccacgaaTTGCGGTAAGTGCCTGTCTAAGCTAGGAGTTAACCCAACGAGCCATGTCTAACTACATTGCAGCCCGTAAATGTTTCAATGCTGCTCACACCAATCATTGCTGCCTCTGTTCAACCATATTTTATTCACCGATGTTGGATAATGCTCAATAAGCGATTAATGCCAGTTATTATTTTGGTGGTGCTCGCTTTGCTTGCGCTTACGTTCGGAATCATTGGGGTAAGCTTCACTTTCAGATTCCGCGTAATTCCAGACAATGACTACTCTGGTTTAGATAGTGACCTACTCGGGATGGATTAAAAGCATTCCGGTAGAGAGGGTGAGTTTGTCGCATAGATTGGGTCTATTTACTCTAACTGTTGCGATGAATTACAGTGGGGGATTCCAAGTAAGTTGAAGTTTCAGATGACTTACGCCCAAAATGCTTAACTGAATATTTGGAAGTGGTTATATGCCTGCTCACTATTCTCTTGTTGGATGCTATCGTGGTGGTTACTAGTAGGCATTTCTTACTCCTGGAGCATCAGCGACATACTGACTCGGATGGTATTCTTGTAATCAGCTGTAAGGTTCCTGAAGCAAAGTCGCGAAGGTATGTACTGTACAACGAATCCCACTTAGCCATTGTGAATTTGGAGTCAGGCATGAGTAGACATCAAGGCGTACTTCAACGAATCTGGCAAATTATGTGGGTTGGTATAGTCTTTAGTGCAATAAACTAGACCCACTCTCACTGTGCCTCTTTTCCCTTTTACTCACCCAGGCATCAACAGCACCTCCCGCTGCCTTGTTGGTGGCGGCTGCTATAAATGAAGCTGTAAGTGGTGCAGGAgttatgtatatatgctcGAGCAGTCCATACCAACTGTGTTTCCTAGGTCCCGGGCAAACGTTCGGCCCTCACAGCTATTTTTACAACCACAAGTGGTATTAAAATTTTCTCTTGTTCGCTTACCACTATTTACGGTCGTTGCACCCATATTCACTTAGCAAAAACCTATGAACTCTCTCTTATGATTAGCTTGGTTGGGTAAGTTTTCCCTCGATGTATGATTCTATAGCATATCTCATTGTATTGATTGTTTCTTATAGGCAAGGATATATTCGTCGACAAATTGAACGGTGTCATCTACCTGCCTCACGGGGTACCGGCGTAGCGGGTCAGGATAATGGCAATCGACCGGTTGCTACTTTTACAACTGTAAGTACTGGAGTCGGCTTGCTGCTCCGTCGTTCTCGTCACATCAAAGCGTCCTGATGTATTTGCTTATACTTAGATGTCTCCTGAAGGAGTGCACAAACCAAGATCTACCTCATTCAGCGATCATAGTAATGGCTGGAATGGGGAGGCTATTTCAAGCAATCAAGGAGTGGAAAACGTCCGAGTCAATGATGGGGTGCTTATTGAATTGCACTATCGTTCCACGAGTTAGATAATGTACTTAATTTGCTTTAGTTTCTCATCAAGGGAGTCCATAGTACTGGTACGGAGTAGCTTAAACCTTAGATACTCCCATATACCAGTTATTATCAAGGCTCACGAAAGCTAGAGGGTGCACTAAGCGAAATATACATACCAAAATTTTGGAGCCTGATGTCGTTTATGGTTCATAGACTGTTACCTGAAAAGCTGGTCTGACTCACATGAATGGCGTAGTGGTTGACCTGGCTAGATGATTCGCGCACAGGATGGAATTACCGAAAATATTAATATCAGTATTATCTGCGAGGTTTTCTGCCAAGTTTCCAATACTGAGCTGTTAGTTGAACTAAGTATAAAAGGCGAGTCTAAAGTGGCTTAAATACGTCAGCCAAGCCCATGCACTCCATAGATTAGTGTCTGACCTCTAGTCAAAACTGAAGGAGCCCCTCCGAAAGAGTGTGAATTCATACCGGGGCCGGTTAGGCCATAGCCTTATATCCGGACTCACGTTGGATTTTGACTTAGCAACTTGAGGTAGACACCCCAGAACAACATATCATAAAACATAATAAAGACAAATGGTATCTCTATTTCAACATCTTCCGATAGAATTTGAGCATACGATGGCCCTCCTCACGGTACTAGCACTTCGATTGATTTGATAACGTAGTTATGTATGCGCAAAAGCACGCATGCGAGCGTAACCTACCTGTGTACGCTGGCGCTCGAAGCTCATGTGAGAATGTGGGGCGAGTATAGCAAGGTAAACCTACACACAAATAAGATTGAGGAAAGTCTGTAAGTGGATGTATTTATATTCTTCGGCAGCTAGTTTTCGATCAGAAAGTGAGAAGAAATGTGGTTTGGCATACGGTCAGATATACCCATTAGCATCGTTCGGTATCTGCCAAACAATCTGGCTGATTTTCAAGGCCAAAGAAGACATGGTTAGGACTGATGGGTTACCGCCGAAACTCACGACTTGATTCTTCGCATTACCAGAGTATTTATACATATTCATTATGACACTGCTCCTACAAATATAGAACTAGAAATCAGTAGGCGTCTTTCTCCCAGCGCTAAAGCTAAGCTATCAGGCAAACGGATTGGTCAGTGAGTCTTATAGCGTATCACCATACGGTTTATTTGAGTGTTCTATGGCGAGTGCGGCTAGATAACATGGAGTTTCACCATACCAACTGTACTTCTGGGGTGCAGAATACTGAAAGTTTTAGCTTAGCTCAACTTTAGCACTTTCGGGAATGAACCCAGTAGTGCTTTATTGAAGCCCCCTAACCACGACTCGCTCAATGTCCACGCAATCAAACCGCAACTGACTCATCTTTTCAGGTTTCTTCTAGCGTCTTCCCATGTTTGTTTGCCTAAACGATAGCTGCTTATATAGTCTGAATGACTAATTATAAAGTTTTCTATGTACTAATATTTCAGTTTACCTTCTCTCTGAAGCTCTGAAGGCAAGCGACTTATTGTTTTGCGACACATGAGGTTCTTGTGGTAATATCTTGAATAAGATTGTAAGCGAACGCTCGCCATGCCGAGTGGCAGTCATTTTGCTGACATCTTTCTGTCTTACCTTCACTCGGTTAGTCGGATCCCATGATTCTATATATATCAATTTCGAGTATACTAGTATGCATATGCGCTCTGATTGAGCAGTATACTATATAGCAAGCAACTGAGCCAGTTGAAGTCGCGCTGACATTACACCCTCGGTAAACTCATTGTGGAATAGCCGAGACCAAACCTGATACTCTTCGTGGGGTAGTAAAGGAGTCTGATCAAGAAAAGCCGAGAAAAGATGAACCTTCTGATGTAATCAAGGTACCGGTGTATAATAGCGTAATGTGAATACAACATAGAAGTTACTACCAATAGATGCCGCTAGGTACATATGTATTTCGTTCAGCTTCTTGGCACAACAAGATCACCTTGCCAAACTTTTGAATTTGAGATTATGTGATGTAATGCTGTTTGATTTATATTACCCCGAAGCGAACACGGTAGGGATTGATATGCCGAGGTGACTTATATACAGCTAAAGCATGGTCGCACTATACGCAACGCCCAAAAGGCCCTTGGAATTGTACTGATTTACTCGGTTTAGCTATGGCGACCGAATCATACAAGCTGGGACTCCAAGCCATTTTTGTGTTGGCGGTTCTAGAATGCCTTCTTCAAGGTAGCGCATCATTTTGTCAAGAACAATGTGTACTGATGCTTGACGATAACACAGGAGTCCTAATTCCTATGAGCCTGACATCCTTTAAGGCCTCTTCGGCGAACGAAAAACCACTATGGTTTAAAGTGTACGTTCTGGGGATCAACGGGCTCGGTCTTACACAAACGATATTAGTTATTGCCCAAGGATTCTACACCATTGACGGTACACCTGGGCCTGATATGGTAATATTGATTAATTCAGAGCTTGATTCCATAGCTAATTCTGACTTAACGATTGATAGCCGATGCATACATGCACTCTCTTAACACCGATAATAGCTGCTTTAGTACAGCTCTTCTTCATCTACCGATGTTGGGTCATCTTTAACAAACAGCTCCTGCCAGCTGTTATCTTATTGTCTCTCCTGATCATATCTTTCACATCGGGGTTTGTTGCGGTGCGTCTCAAATTACGGTATCCAGGTTTGAGCTGTCAACTGAGATTGACAAATACATCGCTTGTTCAGGTGTTGTCTTACCCCGGGTGGATACCTAGTATTCCATTCGAGAAGGTGGGTGTATTTTGCCTGATACACGAACGCACTCTGATGAGTTATCGGAATATAGCGGTGGATTCCAAGTAAGCACAAATATCCAATAATTCCTTTCGAGAGAAAAGTCTAACGTAAACGGTTTGAAGCGATCATATGCCTCGTGAACTCTATCGTGCTGGATGCTATTGTGACATTTTCTAGCAAGTCAATTGATTGTTTTCTCCAAGCCTATCAAAATACTGACGTATTCCGTGAGTAGCTATTGTATTCTTGCACAACACTCGTGAAGGTGCGTCTGAGTCCATTATCCAACAACGAGATTAGATTTGTTTTTGACTCCTGGTCCAGGTCTGAATAAACATGAGGGAGTAATCGAGAGAATCTGGCAAATCTTATGGGTAAGGTTTTATTGACACTTCTTCCATCTGTTAATTGAGCAAATCGTTTTCTTGCCATGGCTATTGGTACCGGTAATCCAGATATCCTCGGCACCTTCGTTTATTTTGCTGGTCGGTGCCACGATCAATGAAGCGGTGGGTATCTCCAATTGTACAGATCCAAGGGAACGACTGTTAAGTGCTGCCTTCAGGTCCCGGAGAGGAAATTCTACATGACAGCCATATTTACAACCATTAGCGGTAGGTGACCTTTGAGTTTCTCAGAGCTACAATGCTCATGCTTGCCTTGGTTTAGCGAAGACCTATGAACTTTCTCTCATGAGTAGTATAGTTGGGTAAGCCATGCTCGCTTTAGCCAGATGATTATGGCTGCTCGATCTTGGACGCCTTGACAATATGCCTCTATCCTTTCCAGACAAGGGTATATACGCCGAAAAATTGAACAGTCTTGGCCACGCGTGTCGCATGGACTAACGGAGCGCAATGGCGCGGGCGAGCCGATGTTTGCTCTCGAGGTAAATTTACTCCTCATACGTTTCGACTGAATGAAAGGCATATCGATTGCTCATTGCAGATAATATCTGATGGTACACAGAGACCGAGACCGGGTTCAATGCTCCCCCGCGATAAGATGGAAGATGATCGAGGGAAGCAAGGAAAGATTATTGCAACTGCTCACATAGGGAATGTAAGTTGATTTAGTTTTAAGGTGTACATGGTTCTGATCGTGAATCTCATAAAATTCGACATTTAATAGTCAGGTGATTATCTCTTAGCTCTATATTTTACATTACACTCAATAACTCCTGCCTTAGCCTCGTCAGAAGATTGGAATTATGAGCCAAGCAAGTCGGACTCTCATTACACACAGTGAAACCAAGTGATTACTAGACCAAATAGATCAAAAGAGACTCGCGGGAGATAGAAAAAATCGGTGTCGTTGTTTATGTTACTCTTCATCTGGGCTATGTATCTGGTCGTCAAATCAATGTTAGTTCTGCGCAAAAATGGTGGATATAAATCCACATCGCACCAGTGTAGCCATCCTCGTCCACTCATCCATAGCTCGAGCGTATTCATCTGCATTTACGTCAACCGGTATGTCGGGCCTCCAGAGTGTGATCTCAGAGAATGTAGACGCAGTTTCGAGTCGTTTTTCTCCGTTTTTGTCTGATTTTGTTGAGAGAACAGCGCCTGTATATCCCGCAGGAAGCGGTAGGTCAACACCACAGAGCGTTCGTCCTCTAAATGCAGCTATATGGGTTCCATTAGAGTCTTTGGCGGGGTGAAAATACGTGTCTACGGGTGCTGGGCCATCGTAATCGATATGCAAAGGTAAGAGTTGGGGAGTTGTCATCGTTTGAGAGTCACGTCAGGACCGCGTCGTTGACACGTGACCTGTGGGGTGCTTTGTAATCATTTGTCGACTTCTGGACTTCAGCTTTGTTCCCTGTTTCTACAATCACGACAGGTCATGACTGCACATGCACACCGTGCGATGTGAGTAGGCGCGCGGCTTGTGTTATCGCGACGCGCGGGCTTTCCCCGTAGAAACGCCCTATATCCAATCAAATCTTCCACATATAATTCTAAGCCAAGGCTAAGACCATAGTCGGTTGGGCCTGAATGTTCCCATCTGTATTACTCAGAACTGCAATACGGCATCAGTCTAAATTTGTCAACACATCGGAACATAACCTTCCATGAACGGTCAATCGGAGAAACCCGATTCCGCTCGTGTCACTCATCTTGAAATAAGAATGTTATCCTAATCCTTGGCCGTGAAGCAGTTATATCAAGGCCATGTTCATGTACATCCTCTGTTTACCTACCCAGCCAACATGTCTAGTGAATCCTACGAGCCAGAGCCTCGTCACATCTGGTCACTGGTCATTATGCAATGTATCGCGCAAGGTTAGCTTGTATCTTTAGTGTCAATTGAACTACTCCGACCTATATGTAGGAATCCTTATTCCTATGCTTGTCACCTTTTTGAACCCCGAGCCCGCTCTCAAACGACCGATCGGACTCAAACTATACGTTATTTTCGTCAATGCACTAAGCTTGGCACAAACAATAATTATAATCTTTTGTGGATTTAGGACAATAGATGCGGTCCCTTCTAATCAGATTGTGAGTGGATTCCTTAAATCCGGACTATATATTCACAAAAATTCCAAAGTTAATTACAGTATATACATACCTCACCGGATTCATTTGTTCCTCTGTCCAGCCCTTTTTCATTTATCGCTGCTGGAGAATATTTGGGAAACGGATACTGCCCATCATCCCATTCGTTGCTCTTTGTT
Proteins encoded:
- a CDS encoding oxidoreductase family protein, which gives rise to MATESYKLGLQAIFVLAVLECLLQGVLIPMSLTSFKASSANEKPLWFKVYVLGINGLGLTQTILVIAQGFYTIDGTPGPDMPMHTCTLLTPIIAALVQLFFIYRCWVIFNKQLLPAVILLSLLIISFTSGFVAVLSYPGWIPSIPFEKRWIPTIVFLHNTREGASESIIQQRD
- a CDS encoding ribonuclease H2 non-catalytic subunit domain-containing protein → MTTPQLLPLHIDYDGPAPVDTYFHPAKDSNGTHIAAFRGRTLCGVDLPLPAGYTGAVLSTKSDKNGEKRLETASTFSEITLWRPDIPVDVNADEYARAMDEWTRMATLIHSPDEE